From the Mycobacterium noviomagense genome, the window CGGAGACTCGGATGGCCGAATTGACCGACGAGGTCGTCGAATTCCTGTCGGCCGGCACCCGAACCGGCATGCTCGGCTATCTCGCGGCCGATGGCCGGCCACTGGTTGCTCCGGTGTGGTTCATCGTCGATCACGGTGAGCTGGTGTTCAACACCGGCCGCAATACCGCGAAAGGCCGTGCGCTGGCGCGGGATTCGCGGGTCGTGATCTGCGTGGACGACCCACACCCACCGTATTCGTTCGTGCAGGTGCAAGGCGTCGCCACGATCACCGAGGATGCGCCGGATCTGCTGGAGATCGCCACCCGGATCGGCGCCCGGTACATGGGACTGCATCGCGCCCGCGAGTTCGGCCGCCGCAACGCAGCACCCGGCGAGTTTGTGGTGCGGGTGCGTCCGACCAAGGTGGTGGCGGGATTCAATATCGCCGACTAGGAGTGCCGAGCAGACGCAAAGGCCCCCAATCCGAGGCATTTTGGGGTGCTTTTGCGTCTGCTCGTCCATCGAACGGAGGGGGTACATGAGCGCACCGATTCGTGTGATCCAGTGGACGACCGGCAACATCGGACGGCGATCCCTACACGCCATAATCGGCAGACCCGACATGGAGCTGGTCGGGGTTTATACGCACGGGCAGGGCAAAGTCGGCGTCGACGCTGCCGACCTGTGCGGCTGGCCGGAGCCGACCGGTGCCAAGGCTACCAACGACATCGATACGCTGTTGGCGCTGCGACCCGACGCCTGTTGCTATAACCCGTTGTGGCCCAACATCGACGAGCTGGTACGGCTGCTCGAGGCGGGGGTCAATGTCTGCTCCAGCGCGGCGTGGATCACCGGCGGCAAGCAAAGCCCCCAGGACCTCGACCGGATCCGCAAGGCGCGTCAGCGCGGCAGTTCGACCATCTTCGGCAGCGGCGCGCATCCCGGAATCTCGAACACGGTCGGCATGGTGCTCAGCGGGGCGTGCGAGCGCGTCGACGAAATCCGCATCACCGAGTCGGTCGACTGCTCGACCTACGAATCGGCAGAAACCCAGAAAGCAATGGGCTTTTCGCGGGATCCCGACACCCCAGGCCTAGCCGACAGCGTGCGGCGCGAAAGCGAAGTCTTCGCCGAGTCGGCGGCGATGATGGCCGACGCGGTCGGCGCACGACTGGACCGGATGACGTTCGACGTCACGTTCACAGCCGCCACCGGCGATACCGACCTCGGCTTCATGACGATTCCCAAGGGCACAGTCGGCGGCGTCTATGGCTACCACCGCGGCTGGGTCGGCGACAATAACGTCGTCAGCGTCGGATTCAACTGGATCATGGGCGAGCACGTGGTCCCTCCCAAACCGCTTGAGCACGGCCACGTCATCCAGGTCTTCGGGCTGCCCAACATGCGCACCGTCATTCACTGCCTTCCGCCGCAGGATTGGACAGAGCCGGGATTCATGGGCCTGGGCATGATCTACACCGCGATGCCGGTCACCAACGCTGTGCCGGCGGTGGTGGCAGCCGAACCCGGGATCGTGACGCTGGCCGATCTGCCCCCGATCACCGGCCGTGCGGCCGTGGATAACCCGGAGAACGCTGTCGTACCGTAAGGTTCTAGGATGCTTAGACGTGCGAATGTTCCGCTGACCCCTGATGCTATAGGCAACGGAGGCACCCGTTTCCGACAGCATTAGGGTCAGCGCCTAGGAACGCTTGGCCAACGTGGTACCGAGTATCCGCGGCTAAGCCACTCGCGCGAACGATCGTGGTTCGCCTGAGCGGGAGGAGACTTGGGTGAGAAAGATTCCAATTACCAGAATCGCCAAACGCGCATGGATACCGCTCGTGATGATCGTGGTGCTTACGGTGTCGGGGTTCGGGGTGGCGCGGCTGCACCGCATTTTCGGCTCCCAAGACCTCAACGCCAACGCCGGTGGCGGCATCGAGATTGTGCAGTTCAACCCGAAGGTCGTGACCTACGAGGTCTTCGGGCCGCCCGGGAGTACCGCCAACATCAATTATTGGGACGCTGAAGCTAACACGCACCAAGTCAACGGCGCGCCGCTGCCCTGGTCCTACACATTCAGCACCACCCTACCTGCCGTCAGCGCCAACATCATGGCGCAGGATGACGGCGATCAAATCCGCTGCCGCGTCACCGTGGACGGTGTCGTCCGCGAACAGCAAACCGCCGATGGCTTAAATGCCCAGACCTTCTGCCTGGTGAAGTCAGCATGACCCACACGAGCACCGAGCGCCGACCCGTCATCCCGCACACAATCCGCTTGTTCGCGGTGCCGATCATCCTGGTGTGGGTCTTCATCACCATCGTGGTGAATACCGTCGTCCCACGGTTAGAAGTGGTCGGTGAGGCACACTCGGCGCCGATGGCCCCCATGGACGCGCCGTCCATGAAGGCGATGATGCGACTCGGCCATAACTTCAAAGAATTCGACTCCAACAGCACGATCATGATCGTGCTCGAGGGTCAGCAGACGCTCGGCGACGCAGCACACCAGTACTACAACGACACAATCCGCAAACTGCGGGAGGACCCGAAGCATATACAGCACATTCAGGACTTCTGGAGCGATCGGTTAACGGCGGCAGGAGTCCAGAGCGCCGACGCCAAGGGCGCCTACGTCATGCTGAATCTGGCCGGCAACCAGGGCACCACCCTGGCTAACGACTCCGTCGAAGCGGTCCGCAAAGTCATAGACCGGACGCCTGCGCCGCCGGGAG encodes:
- a CDS encoding PPOX class F420-dependent oxidoreductase, producing the protein MAELTDEVVEFLSAGTRTGMLGYLAADGRPLVAPVWFIVDHGELVFNTGRNTAKGRALARDSRVVICVDDPHPPYSFVQVQGVATITEDAPDLLEIATRIGARYMGLHRAREFGRRNAAPGEFVVRVRPTKVVAGFNIAD
- a CDS encoding MmpS family transport accessory protein; this translates as MIVVLTVSGFGVARLHRIFGSQDLNANAGGGIEIVQFNPKVVTYEVFGPPGSTANINYWDAEANTHQVNGAPLPWSYTFSTTLPAVSANIMAQDDGDQIRCRVTVDGVVREQQTADGLNAQTFCLVKSA
- a CDS encoding NAD(P)H-dependent amine dehydrogenase family protein; translation: MSAPIRVIQWTTGNIGRRSLHAIIGRPDMELVGVYTHGQGKVGVDAADLCGWPEPTGAKATNDIDTLLALRPDACCYNPLWPNIDELVRLLEAGVNVCSSAAWITGGKQSPQDLDRIRKARQRGSSTIFGSGAHPGISNTVGMVLSGACERVDEIRITESVDCSTYESAETQKAMGFSRDPDTPGLADSVRRESEVFAESAAMMADAVGARLDRMTFDVTFTAATGDTDLGFMTIPKGTVGGVYGYHRGWVGDNNVVSVGFNWIMGEHVVPPKPLEHGHVIQVFGLPNMRTVIHCLPPQDWTEPGFMGLGMIYTAMPVTNAVPAVVAAEPGIVTLADLPPITGRAAVDNPENAVVP